DNA from Cygnus atratus isolate AKBS03 ecotype Queensland, Australia chromosome 7, CAtr_DNAZoo_HiC_assembly, whole genome shotgun sequence:
ATTTTCCAGACAAGAAACATTGTATTATGCTTATGTCATATTTGATGGCTTAGTTAAATATCTCCTGCAAATTTTGGATATGTTCAACTTAAGTATATTAGTAAGTCTTACAGGTGATTGACCTATAATTAAGCATATGGTTAATGTGATTTCTTTCCCCCTTGTTGAGCAGAGTGGGGACTTCCTTCACCAATTGCCATATTAGCACATAAAcacatttcccctttttttctcagcatgcAGAGAAGCAGTTATAAAAGGAAATCCATAAGAAGAAACCTTACAGGGCAGCCCGTTGCATtacctgaaaaacatttttactttggGAAGTATTCCTGAGTGAATGTTGCCTCTGTACTCAAGAGGCAGAATATCTGTATTTGGTTGCTGGGCACTGCTGTGGCTCTGTTTgtcaaggtgaaaaaaaaagttggagatAGTCTTCTAGAATCTACTCACCCGAGTAGCTAAGTAGGACTCTGCCACAATATGGTGCAAATAGTTAAAATAacagttgttgcttttttttattccagtggACCCCCATTTGCCCATATGCTATACAAGGTATATTGAGCagggcaagaaaataaaatgttgcccTGAGTAATTGATACAGtaatttgattttcctttcccacacaCAGAAATAGACAAATAATTATTGTTGTCACACACAGTGTCCTTTACTATATTTCATGTTTAATGTGGGACTAAGATGAATGGGGCAGTTCATATTCAACAGTAATGCTGTTCCAgtcaattttatattttgctgttgtctttCCATTACCATAGCAGCTGGAAACTTCAATTTTGATCAAAAGTATAACAGCTTGTTAAACGCTGTTATAGCATGTGTCTATAGTCATTTGGAGGATTTTTAAGTAAGACTTTATAGgactttatttctgtaatgaaacaATTGAAAATGACTTGCATTGTCAGTTCTTAGGCATAGGACCTCTTTTCTGCTAGTATAAGGGTTGAAAAAATTAAGTTGCAAGGAAATTTTTGAGTACTGACACATTGccaaggggaaagaaaatactggTGATAcacaagaaaacataaaacagcaTGATAACTTACTACCATGTTATTCTTATATCAGTCCCTAAGTCAGCTTTGCTAATAAGGATAAGGTAGAGAGGAATCAACCTTCATGGTAGGGAAGACATCAAGTGATGATAAATTAGCATTACCTTGGGGGAGGGTAAAGGGGAATTCTGATCTCTGAAAATGTGTCACAAAACTTGAAGCTGCGTATGTGAGATGCATGAAGCTGTTTATATGAGATgcattcacattttattttggtaatggGCGAGAGAGGAAACAACTGTAGGTTGTAGAAAATGTGTACACAAACaggcattttcatttgttcttgtaATTTGTGGCATACTTTCTTTATTTGAGAGCTAAGATTCCTAAATACTAACATTTCTACTTCTGATAAAGCTGGCCTGAAATTCTTCTATGAGACTGTTCAGCTCTTGTATGCAGGTTTCTTGGAATCTTTTGATATATTTTCCCCTCACAATATCAGCTTTTTTCATGGTAAAGATGAAAGGGGCATAACATTTCAGATGTCTTATGTACTGTTACGCAAGTTTATAGCAGAACAGGAGAATGACTTTTGGGTTCATCAATGCTCAGTTATGAGCTCAAGTCCTTAAGCAAGTGGGACAGTTGTGCCCTTTTTGTATCTCTTTTTAGTAACCCAGAACTGTTATATCACAACTCAACTATAAGTCAGTCAAGGCCACATCAGGCAGAGTTAGGACAGTAAGATGTTTTCCTGCAGTCTTGCTAGTAGCCCCATCTCTGTGCCACAGCATTTGAAGACATTACTAGTCATACaattcaaaacaatttaaaaaaaaaacaaaacaacaaaaaaaacccctaaGGTTGCTGGAGTAGGTAAGATGTTGCAAATAATCAAGTTTCCATGGGGTATCATGGTTCAAAAGCTTACTTACATTAAGACTTCTCTAATGTACTGctggaaacatttctgaaaataggTGCCTGTGAAAGGCACCtaacacagctttttttaaagatcataTAATTGACATAAATATCAATTTAAACATTAGCTATTATCTTTATAAGTAATAGTGTAAGTCTAATGTGTTTACCAAATCAAAACAACCCCCCTCTTAGTGCGGTATCTTCATGTTATAATtccaattaaaatttaatagtGCATACTGTGTTTTTAGAGATTGGTAATAATCATGTTCTTTataggtatttttttaattacatagttttttaattacataagaaaatattgcttcctcttaaaaaaaaaaaaaaaaaaaaaaaaaaacaacaacaaaactgcttAAAACCTACGTATCTTTTAGATAATTATTTCAGCTTAATAACAAGAAAACCAATCCTGGCAGAAAAAACACTGTTAAAACACGATTGTTTTTACCACACTGAAAATCACTGACATACacattaaagaagaaagtacaaaatacaaaagtatTCTTAAATTTCTACTTCCCTAATACCATCTAAATATTATAATACCTAAAAGattgtgtttgtctttctttctcgCTACTTTTTCCCTGAAGGgctaattaaaatatatatgtataggaacaattttttccagtcttttctcAAACTTCTATACCTAATTCTGTAGCTAATGACTTCCTTTCATGATTAGGATTAGTAGGTGcaatttgttaatatttttctcttagacTTCTGTTGTTACTCTACCACTTTGCCAGGATGTATTAAGGCAAGCTTCAGTGCTTTGTGTTGCCCTTTAAGATTCACTCAATAtgatggttgtttttttttggagtcTCATGTCTTCACCTCCTTCAAAATAATATAAGCTTTCCGAATAGCGCAACTCAGCTTTTTCAGAGACTGTGGGAAGCAGTCAAGATGTGTCAACTACTGTGTATTTAGTATTTGTAGTTATGGCCTTGTTGCTACTTCAATACATTGATATATAGCCCAGCAATCTTTTAAGTCTGGAAAATTAAACATAACTGTTAATACAATGGAACTGCTTGTTTGACATCTCTGTATTTTAAGTAAAGTGTTCCTACttcaaaaacactttaattttgATACCTATTCAACAACAGATTGCTTGGCTTGAGAATAAATTCTCTCTGTAATTACGCTTTGTCAGCTACTTGAAAACTAATTTACATCGGTTGGTGTATTTGAagcagggtgctggtggggtGTTTTCTGTCTTACAAGTCACAAGGGAAGATGCTTCCTGCCCTTAAAACTAGAgcttttttactgaaagaacACATGTTCTACTAGAAGATGCACACAAAGGTAACTAATTTAAAGTATGTGAGTAGTAGGGTAAAGACTTGAGGCTCCAGCAGAACTGGATTAGCAAGTTAAGTAAGCACAGTTCTGCCCAAGTTAGTTACTCAGCACTGCCTACTGGACAGATACATAACTTAGCCGTATTTACAATGACTTCTGCCAAGCCTGCATATAAGCTAGATTGTGTTTAAATTGCAGGTCTCGAGTATAACATttgcacagtttaaaaaaaaaaaagttgcagtcCTTGTATGAAGTCTCTGGATGCTACTGCTGTATAAATAgtatgcaaaaaataaaagcagaagggaTCTAACAGGAAAAATTAATGTGTATGACCTGGAGGAGGAACTCTTTATGTAGAATCATGTCCACAGCACAGTGAAAAGTGTGCACAAGTAATCAACAGCTATGTTTACTTTCTGACAAGATATATAATATATCCTAAAGTGCTTGTTTTAAAACGTGAAATGAAAATAGTACTTTTCTGATGATGCTGAGAAGTTTGACAAATACAAAAGAAGCATGGAATGTGATCATCGTGACAATGTTTTTCACTTCCACACATACCTTTCTGAGTCTTCAACTTTTGGCTTTTGCTTTGCTGGTTCTCATGCAGtcttagaaagaaaagctgtgagCATGCCCCAGCTTATCTCATCAAAGTTAGTCAGGGTAATACATTGCTCTGTGCAAGTCTGGGAAGTGCAGCTGTCCatgaacaaaacaaactctATTTGTGCATTGTTGCCAAAGGTACTAAATAACctaagaagaaatttttttcctccaatattTGAGAGGTCGTCTTGTTAAATACTGAATGCAATGAATGCAATACAACTCTTTTCCAGTGGAAGGAATCTTTTATATTGGCTGCCACTTCTTGCTGTGGAGCAGGATGAAGTTTAGGGACAACATTCTTATGCTGATCTTTGACAGCTTCACCTAGGGAGTACACTTTGACTggtagtttttcattttgaaaactaaaatatcTAACAAAAAAGCCACTaagaataaaatgatttctaCAAAAAATGATTCTGATTCAACGTGCACAAAGGGGAGCTAAGTCAATTCTAGCAGTGTAAATTAGTGCTGTAAGGAGTGTATTTATCTCTCGGAAGATGTTGCTATGAATGAAATGGTAGGTAGAAATAAATTGCAAGCTTAGCTAAGTAGCTTTTTACCTGTATGTTCTCATAAGTAACACGTGTGGGATGTCAGATTCATGTTTTGCCTAGTTTGAGCTTTCTCATCGGTGATAGATGCTGAGAGCTTTCTTCAGTATGCTTATACATACATCTTGAAATCTTACTTTTCCTCTGTCATAGGTCCCGTTGTTTACGTTTTGGATCTTGCAGATCGTCTGATCTCAAAGGCATGTCCGTTTGCTGCAGCTGGAATAATGGTGGGCTCTATATACTGGACAGCAGTTACATATGGAGCTGTGACAGTGATGCAGGTACACATCTATTCCCTATTTCTAGATCTTACAGATCTTACCAGTCTTAAAAGCaaggctttttaaataaaaaagttagtAAATTAGAACTCCTTTCTTTCGTTAGCTTAAAATACGCTTTAGCTGCTTTCATCATTTTCAATGTGGTTAGCAAATAAATTTAGGATGGGTTGTTagaaagctttttgctttttaactgaTCGTACTCTATCAAGCCAAGTACGCCTGTTCAAACTGGATTCACAGTCTACACCTAAGAAACTTCACTACTGCTGCTCGCTGCCCTGCTTGTGACAGGCTGGTGAACCTACTTCCATTGTCAAAGAAGTGCTATTAGTGCCAGACAACTAGTAATGAGTAGGCAActcctattttttatttttttagaaaaggcaTGATCTTTTCTTtacctgcaggaaaaaaaaaatttgctggTAACATTCAAAGGGCTGAGACATGGTGGATTTTTCAGTCCTAACtctttttttgttatataaaggaaaatgtgcATGCTCTGAATGATGCTATTGATGCATACACAACAAATACAGACCACTTCAGATTAAGAGTATGTTTTGATTATTCAGATCATCTAGTTAATTGAAAAGACTGTCTTACTTCTGTTCTTGAGACCTTGCTActtgaatataaaaatgatgttgACAGGTGTTGGACTACTAACTATTGTTCACAGCTATCCTAGTTCAGCTACAAGACAAGTTTTCATAGACTGTATAACTGGCAGGACCTTTGCTACCATTTTAGTTACTGTGTCTAGTCCATAACCTTTGTTTTGCCTGAAAGCATAGAAGTACTTCCGATGAAGTTTAGTTGTAGGTAGATTGTACAATAAATGCATCTGTATGCTTAGGTATTACAGTACACAATTGTAGCTTAGTTTACATATACAATCTAGTGCTTATCCATGTAAGTCATGTGGACCTACTGTTTCTTGAACTGTGTGGTACTGCCATGCAGTTCAAGTTACTACATCTCAAGACTGTGTGCTCTTTGCCTTTGTTTGTACATGACCTCGTAGCAAAAATGTATGTGATAACCAGTTGAGCTGGAGCCCAAATGAGCTGATGTGGTCTCCCTGGTACCATTGTCAAGTGCCTGCATAAAAGTTACGCAAAATGACTTTCAGTACCTCCTCCGAAGGAGGCCCCTTACAGGGCCACTGCAAGCAactatattaataaaaatgtaatgtagTGAAATGTACTAGTCCTTATCTCCTTGCTCTCTGCTACACTGGACCTTTTTCTACAGGAACTTTTATGATCTATGTAGCTTCTCTAGAACTACATaaccaaatggaaaaataaatactcctTTCtgtaattgctttgcttttgaaatgagaTTCTGGTCTTAAGCAATGGCAAACTGTGGGTCTAGTTGAGCAATCACATGGTTACAACTTGACACCTACAGTAATTCAGACAGCTGGTTAAATCTTGGGTTTGAAGAActagcttttttcttctggtttaatGTTTTTTTGATCATATGGACGATAGGCTGTCTAAGAATAACTTATTTTTGCTTATAATGGTGGATGTTAAACTAGGAGAAGAGAGAACTGTTACATTCCTTTCCTACTCCAAATTTGATAGGTTTAATACAATTTCTGTCCTGATGCATTGCAgacctttttcttcagttgaaGGGCCAGAGAAGCACAAAAGCTCTCTTTATAGGTTAAGCTTCAGATGGAGAAACAGGGTTAACGTTGTGAGTTCAGGTGTAGGCCTAGTCAGTAACAAATTGTACAGGGTtattgaaaacagagaaatagtAATCTAAAGCAAAAAGATAAGAGTGAGGCTTTTTAGCATGGATGAGGTCTATTGAGGAGAAGGATAACATTAGACATCACAGTTTGggtgaaagaaagtaaaaaagctggaagaaaaatgctgattttttttttttttgaaggaataaTCTTTTGGTGGCAACAATACTGGTTATGCCCATCTTTTAGAAGTTGTGGTAAATAATATAACTTCCTGTTCTACAAGAATAAGATGGAATGCTTTTCAAAGCAAGGTGTGGTGTTGCACACAAGTCAGTAGCTCAGCTCAACcatgctgctttctctctttccttcctcaaaaAAACGGGGAGATAAGAAAAAAGGCTCACGGGTTGGGATAAGGACATGGAGATCCCTCACTAATTGATATAATgggtaaaacagactcagcatagggagtTTAATGTAATTGCCTGTTGCTATCAGAcgagagcagtgagaaactaaaaacacctcgCTCCCCGTCCacattcttcttccttcccctccaagCAGTGCAGTGGAaggggggctgcagtcagtccctaatgcttcatgtctgctgctccttcacagtcactctctgcccctgttGCACGTGGGGTCTCTCCCACAGGatggtgtccccccccccccccccccaaactgatcctgagtggacttcccacaggcagcagctcttcaagagcgttcctttttttgttgttctcagCCCTGTTAGATTtacttagtttaaaaaaaattatcatgtACTCTTCTGTTGCGGTTGTAATTTGTAAATTTTAAGCTGCAAAGgctaagttttttttcttatgtcagGAGAATGGTTTAGGCACATCAGTAATTACTGTTCTTTAAAACTATAGCATTAACCACATTTAAAATTGTGTAAGGTACAAGTGAAACTTGCAGCTATTTCCACTACAACGGAAAATAATGTACCTCTTACTGAATTGTCTAGGGAAGCAATAACTTTTAATACTGTGATCTCTGTTGCATAAGGTATTCCTAAGcaacattttgattaaaatgtcCTGAAATACTTGGCTATCAATTTGTCCTTTCATAAGCAACATCTAATCAATTTGACTGCATAATTAATGATTCTAAAAACGGTCAGTTCTATGCGTTTTGGGaagctttctatttttgtatttttaaatatttctgtttttactcaAATACGGATGCACATGAAACCTTTCTTAAGATGGTAGGGACTTTTATTTCAGGTCTCTGCAAGATTAATGATTTGCAAGCTAGGGCTAGTAGCTTGCTCACCTGCATTATGCTTGAtaagcaatatatatatgtatgtattcaCCAGGTGGTGGGTCACAAAGAAGGTCTTGATGTCATGGAGAGAGCGgatcctttatttcttttgatcGGACTTCCCACTATTCCAGTCATGCTAATACTGGGCAAGATGATTCGTTGGGAGGACTATGTGCTCAGACTGTGGCGCAAATACTCTAATAAACTACAAATTTTGAACAGCATATTTCCAGGTAATGTGATATAAACTTAAAAGGAAATACCAAGCTTGAGTTTGCCCCCTAGGAGATGGAGATAGGTCAGTTTTTGCCATTCTTAGTTAAAGGTGATCATACCTTCCGTCTGTTATGTTAAGTTTATTTGGATTGTGTTTGTATGGTATTTAGTGAGGAAGGAAGACCAATAGGAGCAGGAGCATGGTTTCAGTTAAGGCCTTAGTAATGAAATAAGCTACTGAAAATCTTTggcttcatttctgaaagtaaaaattaatacagtcatttaattgaaatggaaaattcactgaaaagaaagctaGTTCTCAAGGTAACTGAACTGAATAACAAAGTTGGTGGGCTATAGATTTATGATGAAGaagggggagggcagggctggtTCCTTCTATGTCCTGTGTGAGGCAGTGGCTGTACATAATCCTTTCTTTCCCTACTCATCCCTGTAGGCATTGGGTGTCCTGTTCCTCGTATTCCAGCAGAGGCCAACCCTTTGGCCGATCACGTCTCTGCTACACGTATTCTATGTGGAGCTCTAGTTTTCCCTACTATTGCCACGATAGTTGGCAAGCTGATGTTCAGCAGTGTTAACTCAAACTTACAAAGGACAATCTTGGTAAGATTCAGTATTGTTTGATTCATAATTATAATATGGGAATGTGGagtgttggggggggggaagtcaAAAGCATGAATTGAACTAGGACTTAAAGTGGCATTTGATTAAGGGTAGagatatgttttcttcttttaaagctgTCTGTCTTAGCAGTAGGCAAGCATCACATGTGTGAAAGACTTCTTCCCCTATGACTGAAACTAATCTCTCCTGGATAAGGCTGAAACCTGTATCCGGTACTGTGCTAGGCAGTTCTTAACAGTGATTAAGGGTGATAATGAAGATGAGGAACCAGTATCTTCTAAGAACAAGTTCTGGAAGGGAAGACTGGGGTTTACATTCCCAAGCTTTCCATATTAGCTTCTGTTCActctaagaatatttttaatttattttaataagaggGGAAAGATAAACTCTCCATAGAACTTGAATGgaggtagaaaaaaaaggagaggacaaaaatctttctttgtgaATAACCTCTCtggtttgcttcctttttagAGGAAGCAGATACAATTTCATAAAGTGGTATCCCTGGTTGATTTGACTATCACTTCAgtcccctttttttccccaattctAATGTGTTTTTGCACCTGTCTTCCATATGGTAGACACAGTAATACTACAACCAGTCATGCAGGCTAAAGGCTTCTTAATGTCTCTTCTCACTTTAAAGAATTGAGATGAACACAGGTTGAAACTTAATAAATCTGATttgcaaaaaaaacatttatttcaccCCATGCTTGCCTTTAGCAAGTGGTGTCTTTCACAGTCTTGATTATGGAAAGGTATTGTTCTGTGCCATCTATAATATATTCAGAGAACGGAGAAAAGCAGATAACtatctgttttactttgttctttaaatagGATAGATTTTGACTTTTAGAATACTTGTCAAACTCTCAAAGAAATAAGAGCTTTCAAAAGAATCTATAGGTCTGGTTTGTAATCCCTTATATATAACCTGAACCTCTGCAGTACTGTATTGTGGCTGAAAACTTTGTCTGTTATAATCATTTGAAATTGTCCTAATTAGCtgaacttcaaaagaaaatgctatttgGTTGGAAAATAAGCTTTCTTTAACAAGAATTTTTTGCAAAGAGCATTTGCAATGATATGATTTTGAAAACCTACAACGTTCAgtatctctttttatttcagggTGGAATTGCTTTTGTTGCTATAAAAGGAGCTTTTAAGGTTTActtcaaacagcagcagtattTGCGCCAAGCTCACCGCAAAATCTTAAATTATCCTGAGCAAGAAGGTGCATAAAGCTGTGATCTTCTGATGTCGTACAGTCTCATCTAACAGGTTTCCATGTTGTATTGGTTCCATCATTATTGCACAGTAGTGGAGAATTGTGATAAGTTGctgctcctattttttttcttttaagtatgaTAAAGCACTGTCATGTGGCAGGGTAAATCTTTTCAGAAACCACTGAACCTAAGAATGTGActtgctttcagtatttttggGTACTTGTCTTGGGCAACAGGCTTCTGAAACAGCCAGTATGCTGAATGGGGGGGAAAAATAGCATcagctacaaaataaaaacattttaaattgtgtaGTTAATGTAGGCCTCATCCGGATGCCTTTTCTACTGTTTTCCTACCCAGGCTATTGTCCATTTCAGCACTTCACACAATGAAGGGACttttttttgcttagaaaaagaaatgtgagtCATTACTAAGGAGAAGTAATTGTGGGACGTTGGTCAATATagatttccttgttttttttgctggtgtGAAACAGGGAGTGCGCAATACTCAAATGGCTGGCCAGAGACAGCAGAAGACAGGTAACCTTGCAGGACTTTTATGTCAGCTTCAGTCACCTAAGTACT
Protein-coding regions in this window:
- the MARCHF5 gene encoding E3 ubiquitin-protein ligase MARCHF5 — translated: MSEQPGLALQQTMDRSCWVCFATDEDDRTAEWVRPCRCRGSTKWVHQTCLQRWVDEKQRGNSTARVACPQCNAEYLIVFPKLGPVVYVLDLADRLISKACPFAAAGIMVGSIYWTAVTYGAVTVMQVVGHKEGLDVMERADPLFLLIGLPTIPVMLILGKMIRWEDYVLRLWRKYSNKLQILNSIFPGIGCPVPRIPAEANPLADHVSATRILCGALVFPTIATIVGKLMFSSVNSNLQRTILGGIAFVAIKGAFKVYFKQQQYLRQAHRKILNYPEQEGA